The Microlunatus antarcticus genome window below encodes:
- the rsmI gene encoding 16S rRNA (cytidine(1402)-2'-O)-methyltransferase has translation MQETASPAGPGVLVLAGTPIGDVADASPRLRAELEGADVIAAEDTRRFRALLHRMGLTTSARVVSYFEGNEAARTPELVQALLDGSRVLVATDAGMPSVSDPGYRLVTAAVEAGIRVTAVPGPSAVLTALAVSGLPVDRFCFEGFLSRKAGERSRQLARLADEARTMVFFEAPHRTAETLDAMVEAFGPGRPGAVCRELTKTYEEVVRGSVSELAAWAAEQVRGEVTLVVAGAPERVVDLNSAAAEVATLVAAGARLKPAVGEVAERDGIARNALYAAALELTRRPVKP, from the coding sequence GGCCGGGACCCCGATCGGTGACGTGGCGGACGCGTCGCCCCGGCTGCGGGCCGAGCTGGAGGGGGCCGACGTCATCGCCGCCGAGGACACCCGGCGGTTCCGCGCGCTGCTGCACCGGATGGGGCTGACCACCTCGGCCCGCGTCGTGTCGTACTTCGAGGGCAACGAGGCCGCCCGGACGCCCGAGCTGGTCCAGGCCCTCCTCGACGGGTCGCGCGTCCTCGTCGCGACCGACGCGGGGATGCCGTCGGTGTCCGACCCCGGCTACCGGCTGGTGACCGCCGCGGTCGAGGCGGGCATCCGGGTCACCGCGGTGCCGGGGCCCTCGGCGGTGCTCACCGCGCTGGCCGTGTCCGGCCTGCCCGTCGACCGGTTCTGCTTCGAGGGCTTCCTGTCGCGCAAGGCTGGAGAACGCTCCCGGCAGCTGGCCCGGCTCGCCGACGAGGCTCGGACGATGGTCTTCTTCGAGGCCCCGCACCGCACGGCCGAGACGCTCGACGCGATGGTCGAGGCCTTCGGCCCCGGACGCCCCGGTGCGGTCTGCCGCGAGCTGACCAAGACGTACGAGGAGGTCGTGCGCGGCTCGGTCTCCGAGCTCGCCGCCTGGGCGGCCGAGCAGGTCCGCGGCGAGGTGACGCTGGTCGTGGCCGGCGCGCCGGAGCGCGTCGTCGACCTCAACTCCGCGGCCGCGGAGGTCGCGACGCTGGTCGCGGCCGGTGCTCGCCTCAAGCCGGCCGTCGGCGAGGTCGCGGAACGTGACGGCATCGCCCGGAACGCCCTGTACGCGGCCGCGCTGGAGCTGACCCGGCGCCCGGTCAAGCCCTGA